In Erigeron canadensis isolate Cc75 chromosome 8, C_canadensis_v1, whole genome shotgun sequence, the DNA window TATGGTATAGTACGAGGTCGAGACATAAAAGTATTACTTGGGAAGATTGGTGTAATTTCAAtgtattgtaaataatttgtatatatttaccGCCGGTGTGTTACCGGGGTGTTCTTTAATAGAAagtttactttaaaaaaaaaaagttaatcaaGACAAATTAAGGATCAGAGAGAAAATAACGAGATATCAAATCATATATAGTGTTTTGACCAACTGATGATACCTATAAGAAATTAATAGAGCTACAATATTATTGAATTCAATAAAacactatttaaaaaaaaaacgaacgtGAAGTTCCTAGGATCACAATTCATCTAAACATAGTTAAATTCAAAGCAAAGTGGTATTAAATGGAAGATTAGAGTTAAAATAGTTGGgaatgactctctatttatagagagatcatttacaactttagccctctggtgtttagtatgtgcaatataagtcccCGTATTTCTAATCATCTAATgagaaaccctataatatgtctttaagagtaaatacgcccatcgtatagttactagacataaggatttcagttatcgtcaattatcatatcacgaatgataaacgatcaatGACGGCCACATTAATGTGGTTCCAACACTTACATATATTCAACCCACAATTGCAAATTAATATGACAATATTCTCAACCATTATCTCTTGTTTGCTtcttttgccttttgttttCCAGATTGCCAATGCCGCAGTCTTTGACATTCAGAACAATTGTCCATACACCGTTTGGGCTGGTGCTGTACCTGGTGGGGGACGACAGCTTAATTCGGGCCAGTCTTGGTATTTAAACGTCCCAGCTGGCACCCAAGGAGGCCGTATATGGCCACGAACCAATTGCAACTTTGATGGTTCTGGTCAAGGACGGTGTGAAACCGGTGACTGCAATGGTCGCCTCGAGTGCCAAAACTATGGTACACCACCTAACACCCTAGCCGAGTTTGCCTTGAATCAATTCAATAATCTTGATTTCATTGACATATCTCTTGTCGACGGATTCAACTTGGCATTGGAATTTAGTCCCACTTCTAGTGGGTGCACTCGGGGAATAGTGTGTAGTGCAGACATCAACGGGCAATGCCCTAACGAGTTACGGGCTCCTGGTGGGTGCAATAACCCCTGTACCGTGTTCAAGACCGATGAATATTGTTGTAACTCTGGAACTTGCGGACCAACTACTTATTCAATGTTTTTCAAAGAACGTTGTCCCGATGCGTATAGTTATCCTAAGGATGATGCCACCAGCACATTTACCTGCCCCGGAGGAACCGAATATAAAGTCGTCTTTTGCCCTTGATCGATATTAATTAAGAACATACACgagtataaataattattactAGCTTGCTCTTCATATATGATGTATAACAATAAACAAAGGGtgatcataaataaataaataactcgTATAATGATGGCTGAACACAAAATACGGTGAGTAAGATAATTAAGATATATGATATTCTAATGCAGGATAAGTTCACAATCTTCCTTTACAATATAATATCATTATGTAAAAGGtattaagattttcaatcttaTTAATCTCAGAATTATTGGAATGTATGTGATTGTTAGTACTGATTGATGAGGATAATTAAGATATATGATATTCTAATGCAGGGTAAGTTCACAATCttccctttttttttgaaaggtgaatttcgtttgaaaacttcgtgtcgtgattcgacagcgggaggtctaacatacgttgtcttaatcgggtccgcgttagagagctccctcgaagtagaaa includes these proteins:
- the LOC122580216 gene encoding thaumatin-like protein; the encoded protein is MTIFSTIISCLLLLPFVFQIANAAVFDIQNNCPYTVWAGAVPGGGRQLNSGQSWYLNVPAGTQGGRIWPRTNCNFDGSGQGRCETGDCNGRLECQNYGTPPNTLAEFALNQFNNLDFIDISLVDGFNLALEFSPTSSGCTRGIVCSADINGQCPNELRAPGGCNNPCTVFKTDEYCCNSGTCGPTTYSMFFKERCPDAYSYPKDDATSTFTCPGGTEYKVVFCP